ACATGGCCGGGCGCGAGTTCCACGATGGTGCCCATGCCGTCGTCGGTCAGGTGGGCGGTGGTGACGCGGGCATCACGCGGATGCGGACGGCGTTCCACCCAGCCGCGGTTTTGCAGCTTGGTCACCACGTGCGACAGCCGCGACAGCGAGGCGCTGGTGCGCGCGGCGAGTTCGCTCATGGGCAGGAAGCGGCCCTCAGCTTCGGAGAGCATGGCCAGCACGTTGTAGTCGAACAGCGAGAGCTTGCCCGCCGCGTGCAGCTTCGTGTCGAGGGCCGCCGGTAGCAGGGTGTTGATGCTCAGCAGGGCAAGCCAGGCACGGCGTTCGTCGGTATTGAGCCAGCGCGGTTCGGTCATGGATACATCCTAGGAGAAAAAATCATTGACAGTTCAAGCCACGGTTCTGATGATCACCGCCTTGGTCAGCGACGCACGACGGCGGGCCAAGGGTTGTTGCCCCTCGCAGGGACGATTGTGGAACCGGTAGGCTGGCCGCATGTACGTAGTCTCCCTGACCTACAAGGTTCCCGAAGAGATCGTCGATTTCCATCTCAAGGCGCACGTCGCGTGGCTGCAGGAAGCATTCGACCAGGGCATCTTCATTGTCGCCGGCCGGAAGATCCCCCGCACCGGCGCGCTGCTGCTGTCCAACGCGGACCGTGCCAGCCTGGACGCGGCGCTGGTCAAGGACCCCTTTTATGCGAACGGGGTGGCTGAGTTCGACGTCGAGGAATTCCACGCCGGCAGGGTGGCACCGGGTTACGAAAACCTCCTGGACGCTTAGGCCCTTAGGCGGCTAGTAGTCGCGGGCCGCCTTTTCCATCAGCTTCTTCAGTCCGCCCTTGCGCGGGACCCTTACCGGTTCCGGCCAGCGGGGGCTCAGCCTGTCACCGAGTGTGACGCCACGGAGCTTGCGGCCAAAGAGCGGCAGCACCCAGTCGTGCACCCAGCGGCGCTGCCGGCGTTCCCACTCCCGCAGGCTCAACCTGTCCGGCGGCTCCCAGTCCAGCGGGCTGATCTTATGCGGAACGCCGAGATGGTCCAGCACTTGGGCGGCAAGGTATTTGTGGCCAGCCTTCGACATGTGCAGGCGGTCCGAGTCCCACATGCGGCGGTCATGGAATGCGTCAAAGCACCAGTAGTCCACCAGAACGGCATTGTACTTTGCCGCGATTTGGCGGACCCGGTGGTTGTAGGCGGTGTTGCGTTTCTTCAGCGGTTCCAGGACAGCGGACACCTTGACGTCGAAGCCGGTGAACAGCACCACGGTGGCACCCGTAGCGGCGAGCCGGGCCACGAGGGCTTCATACTCGGCCATGAGGGAATCCATGTCCGTGCCAAAATCCAGGATGTCGTTTCCGCCCGCGTACAGCGTCACCAGCGTGGGTTCCATCGCAAGCGCCGGCGCCAGCTGCTCGTCGATGATGTGGCGAAGCCTTTTGCTGCGGATGGCCAGATTCGCGTACTCCCACCCCGGCTGCGCCTTTGCCAGCTTCTCAGCCACACGGTCAGCCCAGCCTCGCACCCCGTTGGGCAGCCGCTTGCTCCGGTCCCCCACACCCTCGGTGAAGGAATCCCCCAAGGCAACAAACCGCCGTCGCCCTCCCCTATCCGGCAGTAAAGGAAAAGAACCCACCCCGGCACCCTAGCCCCCGAAAGAAACGACAGGGTTAACGGCCAGCAACAGGACGTGCGAGAGCGTCGGCGATTAAGCGGCAGTATCTGCGAGAGCGTCCCAAAAGACCTGCAGGAAGTGCGAGAGCGTTAGGACCGGCACCGACGGCGCACCAAACCGGCAATGGCTTACAGCTCAGCCTTGCCCTTACGCCAGTAGCCCATGAACGCGACCTGCTTCCGGTCGATCCCGACGTCGCGCACCAGGTACCGCCGCATGTCCTTGATGACGCCTGCTTCGCCGGCAATCCAGGCGTAGAACGGCATGGCACCGGCGGGCATTCCGGGGTTCTTTGTGGCGGTGATGGCTGCGGTCTCCATCCTCGCGGGCGTTTCCCAGAGGATGTCCTGGTCCACGTCCACGTCCTCCGGTTCCGGGCCGGCCCCGCTGGCGGATGCCTTAATGCCCACCCAGCCGGGCTCGGGAACAGCGGCGCGGACGGCCTCCTGCAGGAGTTCGCCGTGCGGACGTGATCGGCCGATTGAGGCGCCGCGCGCCAGCCAGGTGATTTCGACGTCGGCGTCCGACTTCAGGTCCAGGAAGTCGCCGGCTTCCGGGACCTCAAGGAAGGCGTGCCCGCTCATGTAGGCCGGGAGGCTTTCCAGGATGGCGCTGATGGCCGGAACGGCGGTCTCGTCACCGGCGAGCAGCACGCGCTGGGCCAGGCCCGGACGCCATTCGATGCCGGAGTAGATCTCGGCGGTGACGCAGTGCGCGGCCCGGTTGTTGGGGCCGATGATGGTGAGGGCGTCCCCGGGTTTGGCGTTCAGGGCCCAGTTGGCGGCGGGACCGCCGTTGTCCTCGGCGTCGAAGTGCATCACGAAGTCCACGTCAATCTCGGGATAGACGGCGTCGAGGCGCTCCTGCCGCACGGTGTAGGTGCGCATGGAGCCGCGGGTTGCGGGATCCATGGCCAGCCATTCCCGGTACCAGCCGGACTGCCCCATCCGGAAGACCGGCAGCGGCAGCTGCGTGCCGTCTTCGGCAAGCGACGGGATCATCAGCTTCACGCGAAGGTCCAGGGTTCCTCCGTGGACACCGAAATCACGCAGGGAGTACCCGCCGAAGGTGATGCGGCGGAAGCTGGGGCTGAGCTCCTGGACGGCGGAGACGGTCACGTCGAAAGCCAGGGTCATGGGTTCGGTGGCCGGATGGTCTTTGACCGCCGAACTCGCACGGGCCGAATTCATACGGGCCGAACTCGCACGGGCCGAATTCGCACGTCGCGCCCGGGCCTCGCCCATGTCTGTTGCGTTGCTGTCAATTGCATTGCTGCTATCTGCCGTCATGGGACCAGCTCCAGGGTTGTGGTTTCGGCTTTGGGGAAATCGGTGTGGTGCCGGCCGAGCGGAATGATCAGCGGCGTGCCGGAAATAGGGTCGGGAAGAACCCGCGAGTCCAGGCCGAACACGTCGCGGACCAGGTCCTCGGTGACCACGTCGGTGGAGGTACCCTCGGCCACGATCCTGCCGCCCTTCATGGCGATGACGTGGTCTGCGTACCGGGCAGCAAGGTTCAGGTCGTGCAGGACGATGGCCACGGTGGTGCCGCGCTGCCGGTTCAGGTCGGTAACCAGGTCCAGGACCTCTACCTGGTGGGCCAGGTCCAGGTACGTGGTGGGCTCGTCGAGCAGCAGCACCTCCGTTTCCTGGGCCAGCGCCATCGCGATCCAGACGCGCTGGCGCTGCCCGCCGGAGAGTTCGTCGACGTTCCGCCCGGCGAGCTCCAGCGTTTCGGTGGCTTCCAGCGCGCGCTGCACCGCGGCGTCGTCGTCCGCTGACCAGCTGCGGAAGAAGCCCTGGCGAGGGTAGCGCCCGCGGCCCACGAGGTCCCTGACCAGGATGCCGTCCGGTGCTGTGGGGTGCTGCGGGAGCAGGCCCAGGATGCGGGCGAGTTCCTTGGCCGGGCGGGAATGGATGTCCTTGCCGTCCAGGGTCACGGTACCGCCGGCCGGCTTGAGGAGCCGGGACAGGCCGCGGAGGAGCGTGGATTTGCCGCAGGCGTTGGCGCCCACGATCATTGTCACTTTGCCCTCGGGAATCTCCGCGGTGAGGCCTTCCACGACGCGGCGCTGGTCGTACTGGAGGGTCAGGTCCTTGGCGTTGAGAACTGCCATGTCAGGCGTCCTTTCGGTTGGCTGTGACCAGGAGCCACAGCAGGAACGGGGCACCGAGGGCGCCGGTCACAACACCAACGGGAAGGACCGTTCCGTCCAGCAGCAGGGGGGCGATGTTGGCGGCGAAGTAGTCCGCGGCGAGGACAAGCAGGGCACCGACGAACGCGCCGGCCGGGAGGCTGGCCTTGCCGGTGAAGCGGCGGGCGATTGGGCTCGCCAGGAAGGCCACGAATGCCACCGGCCCGGCTGCTGCCGTGGCCACCGCGGCCAGGGCGACGGCGGTGGCCACGATGCCCAGCCGGGTGATGCCCACGCCGATGCCGAGTCCGGCGGCGGCGTCATCTCCGAGTTCAAGGATCCGGAGGGGGCCGGCGAGGAATGCGACGGCGGGCACCAGGACCACCAGCGCCAGGGCAAGGACCCCGGCGCGGTCCCAGCTGGTCGAGTTCAGCGATCCGTTCAGCCAGATCAGGGCTTCGGCCGCGGTGCGGATGTCGGTCCGCGTCATGAGGAAGTTGACCACGGCGTTCAGTGCCGCGGCGATGCCGATGCCTGCCAGGATGAGTCGGCTGCCGGCTGCGTTGCCTCGGTTGCCGCCGCCGGAGACGAGGGAACCGCTCCTGGAAATTGCGTAGATGACGACAGCCACGGCCATGGCCCCGCAGAGCGCAGCGCCCGAAACCGCCGCGCCGGACGCCCCGAAAACGACGAGCGCGGTGACCGCCGCCGCGCTGGCCCCGTAGCTGATGCCGATGACGTCGGGGCTGGCCAGCGGGTTGCGCAGCATGGTCTGGAACAGCGTGCCCGAGAGCCCGAAGGCAATGCCGATCATGGTGCCGATGACCGCCCGCGGCAGCTTGTTTTCCATCACGATGAAGCTGGCGCCGGGAATCTTCTCGCCGCCCGTGAGGTGCGCGGTAAGGATTTTGAAGAAATCAGGGATGGTGACGGTGTAGCTGCCCAGCAGGATGCTGACGGCGAGGAGCACCACAGCGGCGAACGCCAGGATTACGGTGCGGTTCAGGACGATCCGGCCCAAGCCGCGAGCGCGAACTGGCAGATAATGCCCTGCTGGCGCGGTTTTGAGGGCATTATCTGCCAGTTCGCGCCCTGCGGGGGCGTTGTCTCCCAGCCCGTGCCCAACGTTGGCCAGGTCTGCCTTGCTCACAGCCCGGCCCCCTTTCCGCGGCGGACCAGCCACACGAAGACAGGCGCACCCACGAGGGCCGTCATGATGCCCGCGGGGACTTCGCCGGGCAGCAGGATGACACGGCCCGCCACGTCCGAAAGCAGGAGCAGCGCCGGCGCCAGGACCAGTGAGAAGGGCAGGATCCAGCGGTAGTCCGGGCCGGTCAGGAAGCGGACGGCGTGCGGAACCACCAGGCCGACGAATCCGATCGGCCCGGCCAGCGCCGTGGCCGAGCCGCAGAGCAGCACGATGCCCAGTGCGGTGATGCCGCGGGCAAGGCCGACGCGCTGGCCCAGTCCCCGGGCGATGTCGTCCCCGAGGGCAAGGCTGTTCAGGATCCGTCCGGTGAAGAGGACAATCAGCGCCCCGGCGGCCAGGAACGGCAGCCCGGGCAGCACTACAGACCAGTCCCGGCCGGCGATCCCGCCGACCTGCCAGAAACGGAAGCGGTCCAGGGTGTCCTGGCTGGAGATCAGGATGACGTTCATCAGCGAGTACAGTCCGGCGCTCAGTGCCGCGCCGGCGAGGGCGAGTTTGACCGGCGTCGCCCCGTCCCGCCCCATGGAGGCGATCAGATAGACGACGACGGCGGCCACTGCGGAGCCAATGAACGCGAACCAGATATAGCCGGTCAGGGACGAAACGCCGAAAACGTAGATGCCGGTGACCACGGCGAGCGCAGCGCCCGCGTTGACGCCGATGATGCCGGGGTCTGCGAGCGGGTTGCGGGCCACGCCCTGCATGGCCGCGCCGGCGAGCCCCAGGGCGCCGCCGGCGACCAGTCCCAGCACGGTGCGGGGGATGCGGGCGTGGATGACGGCGTGGTTGCCGTCGGTGGGGTCGAACTGCGTGAGTGCCTGCCAGACGGTACCAAGGGGAACCCCGCGGGCACCGACAGCCAGGGACGCCGCACAGACCAGGACAAGCACGACGACGGCGGCCAGCAGCCAGGCAGCCTGCTTCGCGGCGGATTTCTTCCCGGTGCGGACCGAAGGTGCGCTGAGCGCACTGGCGGCGGGCGCCGTCGTCGTACTTTTCATCATGGAAAGGCCTTACTTCGCTGCGGCAGAGACTTTATCCGCTGCGCTGGCCAGCTGCGGCAGGAACGTGTCCAGCGACCACGGCAGGCTCAGCGGGGAGGAAGCGGAGACGGATAGCGTGAGCGTGTTGTCCGAGTCGGCAACCAGGGCGCCGCTCTTGATGGCCGGGATCTGGCCAAGCAGGGGGTCGGCCTTGATGGAGTCGGCGGTGGCCGCATCCGGCACCCAGGTCACGAAAATGTCCGACTTGAGCTCGTTGGCCTTTTCGGCGGACCACGGGATGAAGAATTCCTTGGAGCCCTTCGAGTTGTCCTCCACAACGGAGGCGAGCTTCATGCCGATTTCGCTGAGGAAGCGCGGACGGTTGTCGTTGGCGGTGTAGACGTTGACGCCGTCGCTCCTGTCCGGCTCCAGGTTGCCGTAGATGAAGGACTTTCCGGCGATCTGCGGGTACTTGGAGACCTTGTCCTTGATGGTGGCTTCAGTATCCGAAACCAGCTTGGTGGCCTCGGCTTCCTTGCCCAGGGCCTTGCCGATGATGGTGGTGGAGTCCTGCCAGGAGGTGCCGTAGGCGATCTCCGGGTGCGCCACGACCGGGGCGATTTCGCTGAGCTTCCTGTAGTCCTCCTCGGTCAGGCCGGAGTAGGCACCCAGGATGACGTCCGGGTTGAGCTTGGCGATCTCGGTGAAGTTAATGCCGTCAGCCTCGGAGAACTGGACGGGGGCCTTGTCCGAACCGAAGCCGGCGCCGAGCTTCTCCAGCGCGGCGTCCTTCCACGGGGTGGAGCCGTTGTCGTTGCCGCCCCATTCATTCTTGGGGACGCCCACGGGAACCACGCCGAGGGCGATGGCGACATCGTCGTTGACCCAGGAAATGGTGACCACGCGCTTGGGCTGTTCCTTGATGGTGGTCCCGCCGAAGACGTGCTGGATGGTCACCGGGAACTGCGAGCTGGCGGACTGGCTGGCTGCTGCGCTGCCGGAGCCGGATGCCGCCGGGCCGGTGGAGCATGCTGTGAGCGAGAGGGCAGCTGCGGCCAGGACGGCCGTTGCCTTGCCGGCTGTCTTGAGCAGCGTGCGGCGGGACGGGCCGGCGGCGACGCCGCTGTGGCCGGCTGCGAAGCCGCTGCCGGCGCCCGGGCCGGAGAAGAAGGGGGAAGTCACGGAACTCCTTAGGTGAATGATGCGAACCTAAGTAAGGTTAGCCTATCCTTCAATGAATTACGGAACGTTTGCGTAACGTAATTGCCTCGGTCATGCGTTGATTGCGGATCGATCGCGAGGGCCGCCGGGCAAAAGTGAGCCTTCACACCCAGAAATCTGTTGATGGCCCCGGGTGAACAATGGTTCACTCTTATAGAGAGTAAACGCGCGTTCACCCCTTGTGGCCGCCTCACGCCCAGAAGGCCCCCATGTCACAACCCCGCAGTAGATCCCTGTCCCCCGGCGCCATCACGGCCGTCCTCGCGCTGAGCGGAACCGTGGTGGCATTAATGCAGACCCTCGTGGTGCCGCTCCTTCCGGACTTTCCCAAGATCCTCGGAGTAACGGCCGACGACGCCTCCTGGCTGGTGACCGCCACCCTGCTCTCCAGCGCCGTGGCCACGCCCATCGTGTCCCGCAGCGCGGACATGTACGGCAAGCGCAAAATGATGGTGATGTGCCTCGCCATCATGGTGGCCGGCTCCATCGTCGCGGCAGTCGGGGGCAGCTTCCTCTGGCTCATCATCGGCCGGGCACTGCAGGGCTTCTCCTCGGCCCTGATTCCCGTCGGCATCAGCATCATGCGCGACGAACTGCCCAAGGAAAAAATGGGGTCCGCTGTCGCCCTCATGAGTGCCACGCTGGGCATCGGCAGCGCCCTGGGCCTTCCGCTGGCGGGGCTGCTCTATGAGGGCCTCGGCTGGGAGTCCATCTTCTGGGTCTCCGGCGCCGCGGGCACACTGCTGCTCGCCGCCGTCGTACTGGTGGTTCCCGAATCCAAAGTGCGCACGCCGGGCCGCTTCGACTACCTCGGCGCGGTGGTGCTCTCCGCAGCCCTGGCCGCCCTGCTCCTGGCCATCTCCAAGGGCGGCTCATGGGGCTGGAGCTCCGAGCCCGTGCTGCTGCTGTTCCTCGCCTCCGCGATCCTCCTGGCCATCTGGGTGCCCTACGAGCTGAAGGTCAGCCAGCCGATGGTGGACCTCCGGACCTCCGGCCGGCGCCCCGTCCTCCTGACCAACCTTGCCTCGCTGCTGGTGGGCTTCGCCATGTTCGCCAACATGCTGCTCACCACCCAGCAACTCCAGCTGCCCACGTCCACCGGCTACGGTTTCCAGCTGAACGTTATTACTGCGGGCCTGTGCATGGTCCCGTCCGGCCTGGCCATGGTGGTGTTTGCCCCCGTTTCCGGCGGGATCATCCGGCGGTTCGGCGGGAAGTCTGCGCTGATCTCGGGTGCCGCCGTCATGGTGGCGGGCTACGTGGCGCGCGTTTTCTTCTGGGACTCCATCGCCTGGGTAATCATCGGATCCACGGTGGTGAGCATCGGCACAGCCATTGCCTACGCCGCGATGCCCACCCTGATCATGGGCGCCGTGCCAATCACTGAAACGGCGTCCGCCAACGGACTCAACAGCCTGGTGCGGTCCATTGGAACCTCGACGTCGAGTGCGGCCGTCGCCGCCGTCCTCACCTCTGTGACCATCACCGTGGGCTCCGCCCGGCTGCCATCCTTCGAGGCGTTCAAGGACGTCTTCTGGATGGCGGCCCTGGCTTCCACCGCTTCCATGGTTGCCGCCGTGTTCATTCCGAGGGCCGCGACCGCCGCCAAGGCAGCAATCCCGGCTCCGCCCGCCACCGAACTGGTGGTACAGGGGCGCGTCCTGACTGCCGACCGCCGCCCGGTCACTCCCGCCGTCGTGACCGTCCTGCAGACCAGCGGCGAGCCCGTGGACTGGAGCCGGGTGGACAGCGACGGCAACTATTCGGTGGCCCTGCCCGGTGCGGGGAAGTACCTGATGGTGGCCAACGCCGCAGGCTGGGCGCCGATGGCCGAGGTCTTCGATTTCGACGGGCGGACCCTGCAGCAGAACTTCCACCTGGATGACCGCCTGGAGCTGGGTGGAACCGCAACAGTGGCTGGCGCCGCGCTGCCGGACGCCGTCATAACGCTGCTGCAGGCCTCCGGTGAACATGTGGCAACCACCCGGACCGGTGCCTCGGGCAGGTATTCGCTACCGCTTCCCCTCGCCGGGCGCTATATAGTGACCCTCCTGCACCCCGCGACCCATCAGGCCATGGCGCGGAAACTGGCCGTGGACAACCGATCGGTCACGGCGGACCTTGCCATGGACGCTCCGGCCGCACAAGACGTCACCGCCGGAAAGCTGGTGGACGCGTGAGCGCGGCGGCGGTTTCCAGCCGCGACGCGATCCTGGATTCGGCCGGGAGGCTGTTCGGCGAGCGCGGCTACCGCGGCGTGACGGTCCGCGACATCGCCTCGGACGCCGGGGTGTCCGCTGCCCTTGTGATGAAACTGTTCGGCTCCAAGGAGAAACTCTTCGCTGCCGCCAAGCCGGACGAATCGCTCCTGTCCGATCTCGACGTTCCCGCCGCCGAACTGGGAGGCACGCTGGTGTTCCGTGTACTGATGCGCCGGGAGCGCGGGCTCAAGGAACCCTGGGCCATGATCCCGTTCACCATCCAGGACTCCCCCACGCCCGACACCGCCCGCTCGGAAACGCGCGAACGGTATCTCGCCAGCATCGCCGGACTGATTGAGGACACGACGCCGGAGCGGCGTTACGCTTCCACCGTCGTCGCGCTCATGACCGGTTTCGGTGAGGCGGTGCGTACCCTCGGCATGTTCGATGGCTGGGACTTCGACGAACTGGTTGCCCACTACGGGGCGATCGTCCAGGCGCAGATCGACGCCTGCCAGGCACACCGCCCGTGACGCTCTCCCACCTTCTGCCGCCTTTCCCCCAAAGGCATTCCCCAACATCCCGTGTCCGCGTTGCCGGGAGGGCCGGGATTTGGGAGGATGGCTGGGCGGGCCGCTGGCGCCCGGCCATAAGGCGATTCGGATCGAATCGGCCGGTAACGAGGGGATGAGCATGCTGAAGACCGTTGAGGTCATCGCAGCCGTGGGAAGCGGGGCGGCCGCAATGGCCTGCTTTGCGTCCGCCGCGACGTCAGCCTTCCCCCGCCGGATCAGCTTCTAGCCGTCCCAAAGTGCAATGCCCAGGGCTGGGCTTCCTTTAGAGTGCGTGGATTCTGCTGACACCAACCGTCATTTCCCCTAAGGAACCACACGACTTCGAAAGCTCACAGCCATGCAAAAAATCACTGCCCGGCAGATCCGTTCATCCTTCGTAAATGCCAGCCGTTCCGAGGCAGCAAAGATGTCCTTGCCCCGCGACTTCGACACCCTGGACTGGGACAGCCTGGACTTCCTCGGGTGGCGGGACCACAAGATGCCGCTCCGCGGGTATCTCGTTCTGCCTGGCCAGGGAGGCCTCACGGGGATCATGCTCCGTGCCCCTGAAGGCGGAGCAAAGAAAAGCCGTTCCGTGCTCTGCGAGCTCTGCCGCGACGTGTTCTCCAAAGATGACGTGCTGATGTGGGTTGCCAAACGCGCCGGACAGTCCGGCAGGGACGGCAACACCGTGGGGACGCTTATCTGCGCCGATTTCCTCTGCTGCGGCAACGTCCGCGTGGAGCCACCGGCCAACGAGATCAACCCGGACCCGGCCGCCGTCGTACTTCGACAGATTGACGGGCTGAAAGCCCGGACCGGCCTGTTCCTGGACCGGGTTCAGGGACGCTAGCGTCGCACGCACTTCCGCCTCAGCCGCGGACGCTCCCTCACCCCCCGTGGGAGAGCGTCCGTGGAAACCCTGCGAAAAGTGAGAGAGCGTCGGCCGATTCGCTGCAGGAAGTGAGAGAGCGTCCTGATGGGCGGGCCGGGTTATGCGCGCGGGGGTTAGCGGAGGACGATGTCCACCGGGTTCGCCTCGGACCTCCACTGGCCCTCGGAACCGGCCCTCGGGCCGATCACCGGGGCCGTGAGCACACCGGAGCGGTTGGTCCGCTTGTCCCGGAGGATTTCCGTCACGGAACCGAGGTGCCGGGACAGGTCGATCACGTTTTCCGGGGCGGCCAGGAGCAGCTGGAAGCCGAATTCGTGCAGCGCCTTGATGCCCGCGCCGGCGAATTCCTCCGAGGCCAGGACAAACGCCTCGTCCATCATCACGGTGCCGTACGTGGTGAAGCCCTGCTCCGCGATGCCCAGCTGGTAGCTGAGCGCAGCCGCCATGATGAACGCCGTGAAGCGCTGCCGCTCGCCGCCGGACATGGAGCCCGTGTCCGCGTGCATGAACACGTCGGTCCGCTTGCCGCCGCGGGAACCTAGCACTTCGCGGTGCTCCTTGCACTGTATAAACAGGTGCCCGCGAACGTCCAGCACCTCGGCGCGCCAACGCCGGTCTTCCGGCGTCTGCGACCCCAGACGCTTCACGAGCGTTTCCAGGGACTTGTAACGGTTGGTGAGCTCGGCGTCGTCGTCCGTCTCCGAAGCCGCTGCCGACGCCGAGCGCGAGGGCCGCGTGTGCCGTGTCCTCAACGCGTTCTGGATGGCGTCCTTGAACTGCTTCGCCGTGGGCGGCAGGGTCTGCTTGATGTCCAGTTCCAGGAAGCTGCCCTCATGGAAATTGACCTCGGACAGGATCCCGTTCAGCGGCAGGATGCGGCTGGTGATGGACCGGCGTTCCTCGTCCAACAGGTGCAGCAGCGTGCTGAACGATTCGTGCGTGCGCTGGTTGAAGAAC
This genomic window from Arthrobacter sp. 24S4-2 contains:
- a CDS encoding MarR family winged helix-turn-helix transcriptional regulator produces the protein MTEPRWLNTDERRAWLALLSINTLLPAALDTKLHAAGKLSLFDYNVLAMLSEAEGRFLPMSELAARTSASLSRLSHVVTKLQNRGWVERRPHPRDARVTTAHLTDDGMGTIVELAPGHVEAVRSLFLDALSERDVADLARIGEKIVGRLDSGHWILRES
- a CDS encoding YciI family protein, whose protein sequence is MYVVSLTYKVPEEIVDFHLKAHVAWLQEAFDQGIFIVAGRKIPRTGALLLSNADRASLDAALVKDPFYANGVAEFDVEEFHAGRVAPGYENLLDA
- a CDS encoding SGNH/GDSL hydrolase family protein, whose protein sequence is MGSFPLLPDRGGRRRFVALGDSFTEGVGDRSKRLPNGVRGWADRVAEKLAKAQPGWEYANLAIRSKRLRHIIDEQLAPALAMEPTLVTLYAGGNDILDFGTDMDSLMAEYEALVARLAATGATVVLFTGFDVKVSAVLEPLKKRNTAYNHRVRQIAAKYNAVLVDYWCFDAFHDRRMWDSDRLHMSKAGHKYLAAQVLDHLGVPHKISPLDWEPPDRLSLREWERRQRRWVHDWVLPLFGRKLRGVTLGDRLSPRWPEPVRVPRKGGLKKLMEKAARDY
- a CDS encoding siderophore-interacting protein; amino-acid sequence: MNSARASSAVKDHPATEPMTLAFDVTVSAVQELSPSFRRITFGGYSLRDFGVHGGTLDLRVKLMIPSLAEDGTQLPLPVFRMGQSGWYREWLAMDPATRGSMRTYTVRQERLDAVYPEIDVDFVMHFDAEDNGGPAANWALNAKPGDALTIIGPNNRAAHCVTAEIYSGIEWRPGLAQRVLLAGDETAVPAISAILESLPAYMSGHAFLEVPEAGDFLDLKSDADVEITWLARGASIGRSRPHGELLQEAVRAAVPEPGWVGIKASASGAGPEPEDVDVDQDILWETPARMETAAITATKNPGMPAGAMPFYAWIAGEAGVIKDMRRYLVRDVGIDRKQVAFMGYWRKGKAEL
- a CDS encoding ABC transporter ATP-binding protein; this translates as MAVLNAKDLTLQYDQRRVVEGLTAEIPEGKVTMIVGANACGKSTLLRGLSRLLKPAGGTVTLDGKDIHSRPAKELARILGLLPQHPTAPDGILVRDLVGRGRYPRQGFFRSWSADDDAAVQRALEATETLELAGRNVDELSGGQRQRVWIAMALAQETEVLLLDEPTTYLDLAHQVEVLDLVTDLNRQRGTTVAIVLHDLNLAARYADHVIAMKGGRIVAEGTSTDVVTEDLVRDVFGLDSRVLPDPISGTPLIIPLGRHHTDFPKAETTTLELVP
- a CDS encoding iron chelate uptake ABC transporter family permease subunit, with amino-acid sequence MGRIVLNRTVILAFAAVVLLAVSILLGSYTVTIPDFFKILTAHLTGGEKIPGASFIVMENKLPRAVIGTMIGIAFGLSGTLFQTMLRNPLASPDVIGISYGASAAAVTALVVFGASGAAVSGAALCGAMAVAVVIYAISRSGSLVSGGGNRGNAAGSRLILAGIGIAAALNAVVNFLMTRTDIRTAAEALIWLNGSLNSTSWDRAGVLALALVVLVPAVAFLAGPLRILELGDDAAAGLGIGVGITRLGIVATAVALAAVATAAAGPVAFVAFLASPIARRFTGKASLPAGAFVGALLVLAADYFAANIAPLLLDGTVLPVGVVTGALGAPFLLWLLVTANRKDA
- a CDS encoding iron ABC transporter permease, translated to MMKSTTTAPAASALSAPSVRTGKKSAAKQAAWLLAAVVVLVLVCAASLAVGARGVPLGTVWQALTQFDPTDGNHAVIHARIPRTVLGLVAGGALGLAGAAMQGVARNPLADPGIIGVNAGAALAVVTGIYVFGVSSLTGYIWFAFIGSAVAAVVVYLIASMGRDGATPVKLALAGAALSAGLYSLMNVILISSQDTLDRFRFWQVGGIAGRDWSVVLPGLPFLAAGALIVLFTGRILNSLALGDDIARGLGQRVGLARGITALGIVLLCGSATALAGPIGFVGLVVPHAVRFLTGPDYRWILPFSLVLAPALLLLSDVAGRVILLPGEVPAGIMTALVGAPVFVWLVRRGKGAGL
- a CDS encoding iron-siderophore ABC transporter substrate-binding protein, whose amino-acid sequence is MLKTAGKATAVLAAAALSLTACSTGPAASGSGSAAASQSASSQFPVTIQHVFGGTTIKEQPKRVVTISWVNDDVAIALGVVPVGVPKNEWGGNDNGSTPWKDAALEKLGAGFGSDKAPVQFSEADGINFTEIAKLNPDVILGAYSGLTEEDYRKLSEIAPVVAHPEIAYGTSWQDSTTIIGKALGKEAEATKLVSDTEATIKDKVSKYPQIAGKSFIYGNLEPDRSDGVNVYTANDNRPRFLSEIGMKLASVVEDNSKGSKEFFIPWSAEKANELKSDIFVTWVPDAATADSIKADPLLGQIPAIKSGALVADSDNTLTLSVSASSPLSLPWSLDTFLPQLASAADKVSAAAK
- a CDS encoding MFS transporter, with product MSQPRSRSLSPGAITAVLALSGTVVALMQTLVVPLLPDFPKILGVTADDASWLVTATLLSSAVATPIVSRSADMYGKRKMMVMCLAIMVAGSIVAAVGGSFLWLIIGRALQGFSSALIPVGISIMRDELPKEKMGSAVALMSATLGIGSALGLPLAGLLYEGLGWESIFWVSGAAGTLLLAAVVLVVPESKVRTPGRFDYLGAVVLSAALAALLLAISKGGSWGWSSEPVLLLFLASAILLAIWVPYELKVSQPMVDLRTSGRRPVLLTNLASLLVGFAMFANMLLTTQQLQLPTSTGYGFQLNVITAGLCMVPSGLAMVVFAPVSGGIIRRFGGKSALISGAAVMVAGYVARVFFWDSIAWVIIGSTVVSIGTAIAYAAMPTLIMGAVPITETASANGLNSLVRSIGTSTSSAAVAAVLTSVTITVGSARLPSFEAFKDVFWMAALASTASMVAAVFIPRAATAAKAAIPAPPATELVVQGRVLTADRRPVTPAVVTVLQTSGEPVDWSRVDSDGNYSVALPGAGKYLMVANAAGWAPMAEVFDFDGRTLQQNFHLDDRLELGGTATVAGAALPDAVITLLQASGEHVATTRTGASGRYSLPLPLAGRYIVTLLHPATHQAMARKLAVDNRSVTADLAMDAPAAQDVTAGKLVDA
- a CDS encoding TetR/AcrR family transcriptional regulator, whose translation is MSAAAVSSRDAILDSAGRLFGERGYRGVTVRDIASDAGVSAALVMKLFGSKEKLFAAAKPDESLLSDLDVPAAELGGTLVFRVLMRRERGLKEPWAMIPFTIQDSPTPDTARSETRERYLASIAGLIEDTTPERRYASTVVALMTGFGEAVRTLGMFDGWDFDELVAHYGAIVQAQIDACQAHRP
- a CDS encoding FBP domain-containing protein, whose amino-acid sequence is MQKITARQIRSSFVNASRSEAAKMSLPRDFDTLDWDSLDFLGWRDHKMPLRGYLVLPGQGGLTGIMLRAPEGGAKKSRSVLCELCRDVFSKDDVLMWVAKRAGQSGRDGNTVGTLICADFLCCGNVRVEPPANEINPDPAAVVLRQIDGLKARTGLFLDRVQGR